From a single Stackebrandtia endophytica genomic region:
- the eccD gene encoding type VII secretion integral membrane protein EccD has translation MTTAIRTGLTRITVSAPRRRIDLVLPDHVPVSELLPTVLDYAGEGAADDAEKHGGFDLRRTDGKTINPSQSMAMQQIRDGEVLHLAPRHADWPEGEYDDVVEAIAAGAKVLGKPWDGNHTRVTGLSVAALASALALFGLFSSGPPAAGSWLGVGISSLVIAMVLLAIGVSLSRASGDSQAGATLGGLALPFAALGGYTILGGSYPVAEFSTPQLMVGSAALLIFAVVGFYSVGEGLRVFSAGVFIGFIGLIASFLSFTSWTPDGVAAASVSLVVAFLPSIPVLSMRFAKLPMPELPTSAKELIKDTPNPPKDEIFAKVLRADELLTGLLIGAAITTVMCLYVVDRDGTPAAAPILVAVVSAVFLLRARLFPAIRQRIPLLAAGIMGLILLVDDTVGLFGSNLQLIGLLLVILPAIAVATASGILYSKRAPSPYIGRIADIVDILMIIAVVPVATTAIGLFTFFRGLLG, from the coding sequence GTGACCACGGCAATTCGTACCGGCCTGACGCGGATTACGGTCTCCGCGCCGCGGCGGCGTATCGACCTCGTACTGCCCGACCACGTACCGGTGAGCGAACTGCTGCCGACCGTGTTGGACTACGCCGGGGAGGGCGCGGCCGACGACGCCGAGAAACACGGCGGCTTCGACCTGCGTCGCACGGACGGCAAGACCATCAACCCGTCGCAGTCCATGGCGATGCAGCAGATCCGCGACGGCGAGGTGCTGCACCTGGCTCCCCGCCACGCCGACTGGCCCGAGGGCGAGTACGACGACGTCGTCGAGGCGATCGCCGCGGGCGCCAAGGTTCTGGGTAAACCCTGGGACGGCAACCACACTCGCGTCACCGGCTTGTCGGTGGCGGCTCTGGCCAGCGCCCTGGCGCTGTTCGGCCTGTTCAGCTCCGGCCCGCCGGCGGCGGGTTCCTGGCTGGGGGTGGGAATCTCATCCCTGGTGATCGCGATGGTGTTGTTGGCCATCGGTGTGTCGTTGTCCCGCGCGTCGGGTGACTCGCAGGCGGGTGCCACGTTGGGCGGACTGGCGTTGCCGTTCGCGGCGCTGGGCGGCTACACGATTCTGGGTGGTTCCTACCCGGTCGCCGAGTTCAGCACCCCACAGCTGATGGTCGGTTCGGCCGCGCTGTTGATCTTCGCCGTCGTCGGGTTCTACTCCGTCGGCGAGGGACTCCGAGTGTTCTCGGCGGGCGTGTTCATCGGGTTCATCGGGCTGATCGCGTCGTTCTTGAGTTTCACCAGTTGGACTCCCGACGGGGTCGCCGCCGCATCGGTGTCGCTGGTCGTGGCGTTCCTGCCGTCGATCCCGGTCCTGTCGATGCGGTTCGCGAAGCTTCCGATGCCGGAACTTCCGACCTCGGCGAAGGAACTGATCAAGGACACCCCGAATCCGCCCAAAGACGAGATCTTCGCCAAGGTGCTGCGCGCCGACGAACTGTTGACCGGACTGTTGATCGGGGCGGCGATCACCACGGTGATGTGCCTGTACGTCGTCGACCGGGACGGCACTCCGGCCGCCGCACCGATTCTGGTGGCGGTCGTGTCGGCCGTCTTCCTGTTGCGGGCCCGGCTGTTCCCGGCGATCCGTCAGCGGATTCCGTTGCTGGCTGCGGGAATCATGGGCCTGATCTTGCTCGTCGACGACACGGTAGGACTGTTCGGTTCCAATCTTCAGCTGATCGGACTACTACTGGTCATCCTTCCGGCCATAGCCGTCGCCACGGCGTCAGGGATCCTGTACTCCAAGCGAGCACCGTCCCCCTACATCGGCCGCATAGCCGACATCGTGGACATATTGATGATCATTGCGGTCGTTCCGGTCGCCACGACCGCGATCGGTTTGTTCACTTTCTTCCGCGGTCTACTGGGCTGA
- a CDS encoding WXG100 family type VII secretion target, whose translation MAGLMRYNYDGIGNAVSSIDTFITKMDSLMDDIEAALKPLEGEAWNGMAAQEAYIARKTIWRNAALQIAQSLVSLKIKLNDGAEGIRSTDLRSAQMFGG comes from the coding sequence ATGGCCGGATTGATGCGTTACAACTACGACGGCATCGGCAACGCCGTCTCCTCGATCGACACCTTCATCACCAAGATGGACTCCCTCATGGATGACATCGAGGCCGCCCTGAAGCCCCTCGAAGGCGAAGCCTGGAACGGGATGGCCGCTCAGGAGGCGTACATCGCCCGGAAAACCATCTGGCGTAACGCCGCCCTACAAATCGCACAATCCCTCGTCAGCTTGAAGATCAAGCTGAACGACGGTGCCGAAGGCATCCGTTCCACCGACCTGCGCTCCGCGCAGATGTTCGGCGGCTAA
- the eccB gene encoding type VII secretion protein EccB: MATRRDQLQSYQFLLQRVVSALVYRKTDPAQSPFRKAGGAVFAGVMLSILALAVTVAISWFSSSFGKNETWWEGGYIVMEEDTGTKYVVFPMKEDATEEFPQKLYPVTNFASAALLAGTTETIEVSQNSLTGEGIDGTVPPRGMPVGIYGAPDSLPSADNLISDSYASVCTKPQDDSPISLFYVGTRQTKGQGLSASEAILLAEDDAVYLVDSNGYKHLVPTPDSTLSSLGISTATRATVAPGFTKALPTGVDLAAPQISNIGDPSTITGQKIGDIFEHTVGSNTTYLVALSEGAAPITELQALLLKGETKQAEYITGGPAQEAASATAGNDHLYYPDSDDPVAFAAALPLTQPTVPNGWHAEPACISFDGTTAAITVNAVLPIDAGIDTAQASDRGEVYADRIVIPPGRGMLVRTGEEAGAFSLIVAGQLYPVTRSVPNEEARYEIVAPADPLIAMGYEGSPPAVLSSDLLSLIPSGPNLNVQDVIKSAFANNKDGQE, from the coding sequence ATGGCCACCCGACGGGATCAGCTTCAGAGCTACCAGTTTCTGTTGCAACGAGTGGTCTCGGCGCTTGTGTACCGCAAGACCGATCCAGCCCAGTCCCCGTTTCGGAAGGCCGGTGGCGCCGTCTTCGCGGGCGTGATGCTCAGCATCCTGGCGCTGGCCGTGACCGTCGCGATCTCCTGGTTCAGTTCGAGCTTCGGAAAGAACGAGACCTGGTGGGAAGGCGGGTACATCGTCATGGAGGAGGACACCGGCACCAAGTACGTGGTCTTCCCCATGAAAGAGGACGCCACCGAGGAGTTCCCTCAAAAGCTGTACCCGGTGACCAACTTCGCCTCGGCGGCGCTGTTGGCCGGGACCACCGAAACCATCGAGGTCAGCCAGAACTCGCTGACCGGTGAGGGCATCGACGGCACCGTTCCACCGCGCGGCATGCCGGTGGGCATCTACGGTGCCCCGGATTCACTGCCGTCGGCGGACAATCTGATCAGTGACTCCTATGCCAGTGTGTGCACGAAACCGCAGGACGACAGTCCCATCTCGTTGTTCTACGTGGGAACCCGCCAGACCAAGGGCCAGGGGCTGAGCGCCTCCGAGGCCATCCTGCTGGCCGAGGACGACGCGGTGTATCTGGTCGACTCCAACGGTTACAAGCACCTGGTACCGACCCCGGACAGCACGCTGAGCTCACTGGGCATCTCCACCGCCACTCGCGCGACCGTGGCGCCCGGTTTCACCAAGGCGCTCCCGACCGGCGTGGATCTCGCCGCACCGCAGATCTCCAACATCGGTGATCCCTCGACGATCACCGGTCAGAAGATCGGTGACATCTTCGAACACACCGTCGGTTCCAACACCACGTACCTGGTGGCGCTGAGCGAAGGCGCCGCCCCCATCACCGAGCTGCAGGCGTTGCTGCTCAAGGGCGAGACCAAGCAGGCGGAGTACATCACGGGTGGACCGGCTCAAGAAGCGGCCAGCGCCACCGCGGGCAACGACCACCTGTACTACCCCGACAGCGACGATCCGGTGGCGTTCGCCGCCGCGTTGCCGTTGACGCAACCCACGGTCCCCAACGGCTGGCACGCCGAGCCGGCCTGCATCAGCTTCGACGGTACGACCGCCGCTATCACCGTCAACGCGGTACTGCCCATCGACGCCGGTATCGACACGGCACAGGCCTCGGATCGTGGCGAGGTGTACGCCGACCGCATCGTGATCCCGCCGGGCCGGGGCATGTTGGTGCGCACTGGCGAGGAGGCCGGCGCATTCTCGCTGATCGTGGCCGGTCAGCTGTATCCGGTCACCCGGTCGGTGCCCAATGAGGAGGCCCGCTACGAGATCGTGGCACCCGCGGACCCGTTGATCGCGATGGGATACGAGGGTTCGCCGCCGGCGGTACTGAGTTCGGACCTGTTGAGCCTGATCCCCAGCGGCCCCAACCTGAACGTCCAGGACGTCATCAAGAGCGCGTTCGCCAACAACAAGGACGGTCAAGAGTGA
- a CDS encoding S8 family serine peptidase: MKRLARWVGTGVIAAVATSALTAIGTPGTAWADPVCENEIASVAPQDLTKDLLWAQDLLRMDRVWPLATGKGITVAVLDSGVQADHPLLAGKVLDGKAYIDVQSTDPDEQNLSDKALRDCVGHGTAVAGVIAGDKSDENGFYGMAPDAKILPVRIANTNPGMDKDEEDEDKEADDIIVPPSQFAAAIDYAVGQGADVINMSVKYTQNHAPIEAAVQQALNAGVVLVASGGNDGDKELKEATQPVYPANYPGVIGVGAVDSTLTRSTISQWGPWIDLVAPGVSIGAPQSDGKFQEGFGGTSAAAAFVSGAAALLAELYPNWTPDQYAAQLTGTASGVSGSLADGEYGTGMVDPYRAVTERLTSGEPVPVTSIDPPVLTEAQVQRHEDFAWMNDWALIIAFSALGVFIATLTGVAALRRGRRVGWRIGRASKEDMIEPIDDGDPIGLFQGIKGLKQLSGCSGRSIDRRQR, from the coding sequence GTGAAGCGCCTCGCCCGGTGGGTCGGTACCGGTGTGATCGCCGCCGTCGCCACCTCGGCCCTGACGGCGATCGGGACGCCCGGCACGGCGTGGGCCGACCCGGTATGTGAGAACGAGATCGCGAGCGTCGCGCCCCAGGACCTGACGAAGGACCTGCTGTGGGCGCAGGACCTGCTGCGCATGGATCGGGTCTGGCCGTTGGCCACCGGCAAGGGGATCACCGTCGCGGTCCTGGACTCCGGAGTCCAGGCCGATCACCCGTTGCTCGCCGGGAAGGTGCTGGACGGCAAGGCGTACATCGACGTGCAGTCCACCGACCCCGACGAACAGAATCTGTCGGACAAGGCGCTGCGCGACTGCGTCGGCCACGGCACCGCGGTGGCGGGCGTCATCGCCGGCGACAAGTCGGATGAGAACGGCTTCTACGGAATGGCCCCGGACGCCAAGATCCTGCCGGTACGCATCGCCAACACCAACCCGGGCATGGACAAGGACGAAGAAGACGAGGACAAGGAGGCCGACGACATCATCGTTCCTCCCAGCCAGTTCGCCGCCGCGATCGACTACGCCGTCGGGCAGGGCGCCGACGTCATCAACATGTCGGTGAAGTACACCCAGAATCACGCTCCGATCGAGGCCGCCGTCCAGCAGGCACTGAACGCGGGTGTAGTGCTGGTGGCCTCCGGCGGCAACGACGGCGACAAGGAGTTGAAGGAGGCGACCCAGCCGGTCTACCCCGCCAACTACCCGGGCGTCATCGGAGTGGGAGCCGTCGACTCGACGTTGACCCGGTCGACGATCTCACAGTGGGGACCGTGGATCGACCTGGTCGCGCCGGGCGTGAGTATCGGGGCGCCGCAGTCCGACGGAAAATTCCAGGAGGGCTTCGGCGGTACCTCGGCGGCGGCGGCCTTCGTGTCGGGCGCGGCGGCCCTGCTGGCGGAGTTGTACCCGAACTGGACACCGGACCAGTACGCCGCCCAGTTGACGGGCACCGCCAGCGGTGTCTCGGGGAGCCTGGCCGACGGTGAATACGGCACCGGAATGGTCGACCCGTATCGGGCGGTGACCGAGCGTCTCACCAGCGGAGAACCGGTGCCGGTGACCTCGATCGATCCGCCGGTGTTGACCGAGGCTCAGGTGCAGCGGCACGAGGATTTCGCCTGGATGAACGACTGGGCCCTGATCATCGCGTTCAGCGCTCTGGGTGTCTTCATTGCGACGCTGACCGGTGTGGCCGCATTGCGTCGGGGTCGACGAGTCGGCTGGCGAATCGGGCGGGCATCCAAAGAGGACATGATTGAGCCGATCGACGACGGAGACCCGATCGGGTTGTTCCAGGGCATCAAGGGCCTCAAACAGTTATCGGGCTGTTCTGGGCGATCCATTGATCGCCGGCAGCGGTGA
- a CDS encoding class I SAM-dependent methyltransferase produces MLYQHPLAYLIGLHGVALLRAWGGEHDREFVAARLAEIRELLDDDRWGDGATAPALPIADLYDGWSAWYDEPGNRMLDIEQPHVWEILDRAEPGTALDAACGTGRHAEYLARLGHEVIGVDGSPGMLAKARTKVPDGRFHLGELESLPLPDDRVDLAVCALALCHVPDLAPVFREFARVLKPGGRLVVSDTRGLLDGFDHPLIHRTPEGDVGFIPNHHRSAADYLTAAIAAGFEVLSCVEPRQPFPYVDDDGVPPGAQGPVPESLPDEMPNVWGLHRFAVAATNAATRDVPILIVWEFRLRRTDETA; encoded by the coding sequence ATGCTCTATCAACACCCACTGGCATATCTGATCGGGCTGCACGGCGTAGCACTGTTGCGGGCCTGGGGAGGCGAGCATGATCGGGAGTTCGTGGCGGCTCGGCTGGCCGAGATCCGCGAACTCCTCGACGACGACCGGTGGGGTGACGGCGCCACCGCACCGGCCCTGCCGATAGCCGACCTGTACGACGGATGGTCGGCCTGGTACGACGAACCGGGCAACCGGATGCTCGACATCGAACAGCCCCACGTATGGGAGATCCTGGATCGTGCCGAGCCGGGCACCGCCTTGGACGCCGCGTGCGGAACCGGCCGACATGCCGAATACCTTGCCCGGCTGGGACACGAGGTGATCGGCGTGGACGGCTCGCCCGGGATGCTCGCCAAGGCGCGGACGAAGGTCCCCGACGGCCGGTTCCACCTCGGTGAGCTGGAAAGCCTTCCACTCCCCGACGACCGGGTCGACCTCGCAGTGTGTGCTTTGGCCCTGTGTCATGTCCCCGACCTGGCACCGGTGTTCCGGGAGTTCGCCCGGGTTCTGAAACCCGGTGGACGACTGGTGGTGTCCGATACCCGGGGTCTGCTCGACGGATTCGATCATCCGCTCATCCATCGCACCCCCGAGGGCGACGTCGGGTTCATTCCGAACCATCACCGCTCGGCCGCCGACTACCTCACCGCCGCGATCGCCGCGGGCTTCGAGGTGTTGAGTTGCGTCGAACCACGGCAGCCGTTCCCCTACGTGGATGATGACGGCGTACCACCCGGTGCGCAGGGCCCGGTGCCCGAGAGCCTCCCCGACGAGATGCCCAACGTGTGGGGATTGCATCGGTTCGCCGTCGCGGCGACCAACGCGGCCACCCGGGATGTCCCCATCCTGATCGTGTGGGAGTTCCGGCTTCGACGAACCGACGAAACGGCCTGA
- the ileS gene encoding isoleucine--tRNA ligase, with amino-acid sequence MAYPKDDPSRGVPASPNLPKVEERVLAHWADDQTFTASVEQRPAGRNGDNEFVFYDGPPFANGLPHYGHLLTGYVKDIVPRYQTMRGRHVERRFGWDCHGLPAEVEAEKQLGISSKAEIEEMGVEKFNAATRDSVLKYTKDWERYVTRQARWVDFDNDYKTLDLDYMESVMWAFKTLYDKGLVYEGYRVLWYCWRCETPLSNTETKMDDTYRDRQDPAVTVSLPVVGGELDGVNLLVWTTTPWTLPSNLAAAVHPEVDYVVVEHEGSRYLLAEARVAAYARELGEEPTVLSRHVGADLVGMRYRPPFDFFAGRTNAHQVLAADYVTTEDGSGVVHIAPAFGEEDKVVTDAAGIEPVVPVDSQGRFTEETPPYTGQHVFDANKAIIRDLKESGRLLRHDTYLHSYPHCWRCDSPLIQRAVSSWFVAVSKFRDRMVELNQQIDWTPAHVKNGQFGKWLEGARDWNISRNRFWGSPIPVWVSDDPQHPRVDVYGSLADLSRDFGVEVTDLHRPFIDELTRPNPDDPTGKSTMRRVPEVLDCWFESGSMPFAQVHYPFENTEWFEDHYPGDFIVEYSPQTRGWFYTMHVLATALFDRPAFKTCVVHGTLLGEDGRKMSKSLRNYPDVYEVFDSYGADAMRWFLVASPVLRGGDMAVTESGIRDTVRQVILPLWNVWYFFSLYAGAADYDAGPDEATARALRSDNVLDQYILAKTRQLVVDVAESMDAYDLSAACNSVRFYLDALTNWYVRRSRDRFWSGDHDACATLATVLRLVCEVSAPLMPLITEDIWRGLTGGRSVHLVDYPDASQLPDDPALVVEMDAVRDVCSSALSLRKAMKLRVRLPLAELTVATPAAESLSRFESLIADEVNVKRVGFVDSVDAYCDQTLSLVPRVLGPRLGKDVQRVIKAVKSGDWAADSDGVTAGGVRLEDGEYDLTLTPRAAERTASLPGGDGVVVLDTEVTPELYAEGIARDVVRVVQQARKEADLEVTDRIELRLDTPQEVVDAVSAHRDFVAGETLATSVEFAPIGAAEGTTGEAGDGTTVRVLVTKA; translated from the coding sequence ATGGCCTACCCGAAGGACGATCCCAGTCGGGGAGTTCCCGCCAGCCCCAACCTGCCCAAGGTCGAGGAGCGCGTGCTGGCCCACTGGGCGGACGACCAGACGTTCACCGCCTCGGTCGAGCAGCGACCCGCCGGACGCAACGGCGACAACGAGTTCGTCTTCTACGACGGACCGCCGTTCGCCAACGGCCTGCCCCACTACGGGCACCTGCTGACCGGCTACGTCAAGGACATCGTGCCGCGCTATCAGACGATGCGCGGGCGACATGTCGAGCGCCGTTTCGGTTGGGACTGCCACGGCCTGCCCGCCGAGGTCGAGGCGGAGAAGCAACTGGGCATCTCCTCCAAGGCCGAGATCGAGGAGATGGGGGTCGAGAAGTTCAACGCCGCGACCCGCGACTCGGTTCTCAAGTACACCAAGGACTGGGAGCGGTACGTCACCCGGCAGGCGCGCTGGGTGGACTTCGACAACGACTACAAGACGCTCGACCTGGATTACATGGAAAGCGTCATGTGGGCGTTCAAAACCCTGTACGACAAGGGTTTGGTCTACGAGGGCTACCGGGTCCTGTGGTACTGCTGGCGCTGTGAGACTCCACTGTCGAACACCGAGACCAAGATGGACGACACCTACCGGGACCGACAGGACCCCGCGGTCACGGTGAGTCTGCCGGTCGTCGGCGGCGAGCTCGACGGCGTCAACCTGTTGGTGTGGACGACGACGCCGTGGACGTTGCCGTCCAACCTGGCCGCGGCCGTGCACCCCGAGGTCGACTATGTCGTCGTCGAACACGAGGGCAGCCGTTACCTGTTGGCCGAGGCCCGGGTCGCCGCCTACGCCCGGGAACTGGGTGAGGAACCGACCGTCCTGTCCCGCCACGTCGGCGCCGACCTGGTCGGTATGCGGTACCGGCCGCCGTTCGACTTCTTCGCCGGACGCACCAATGCCCACCAGGTGCTGGCCGCCGACTATGTGACCACTGAGGACGGTAGTGGTGTCGTTCACATCGCGCCCGCCTTCGGTGAGGAGGACAAGGTCGTCACCGACGCCGCCGGGATCGAACCGGTCGTGCCGGTCGATTCGCAGGGGCGTTTCACCGAGGAGACGCCGCCCTACACCGGACAGCACGTCTTCGACGCCAACAAGGCCATCATCCGTGACCTCAAGGAGTCCGGTCGGCTGCTGCGCCACGACACCTACCTGCACTCCTACCCGCACTGTTGGCGCTGCGATTCCCCGTTGATCCAGCGCGCGGTGTCCAGCTGGTTCGTCGCGGTCAGCAAGTTCCGCGACCGCATGGTCGAACTCAACCAGCAGATCGACTGGACTCCCGCCCACGTCAAGAACGGACAGTTCGGCAAGTGGCTGGAGGGCGCCCGCGACTGGAACATCTCCCGCAACCGGTTCTGGGGTTCACCGATCCCGGTGTGGGTGTCCGACGACCCGCAGCACCCGCGCGTGGACGTCTACGGTTCGCTCGCCGACCTGAGCCGTGACTTCGGTGTCGAGGTGACCGACCTGCACCGACCGTTCATCGACGAACTGACCCGACCCAACCCCGACGACCCCACCGGAAAGTCGACGATGCGTCGCGTGCCGGAGGTCTTGGACTGCTGGTTCGAGTCGGGCTCCATGCCGTTCGCGCAGGTCCACTACCCGTTCGAGAACACCGAATGGTTCGAGGACCACTACCCGGGTGACTTCATCGTCGAGTACAGCCCGCAAACCCGCGGCTGGTTCTACACGATGCACGTCCTGGCGACCGCGCTGTTCGATCGTCCGGCGTTCAAAACCTGTGTGGTGCATGGGACGCTGCTGGGCGAAGACGGCCGCAAGATGTCGAAGAGCCTGCGCAACTATCCGGACGTCTACGAGGTCTTCGACTCCTACGGCGCCGATGCGATGCGCTGGTTCCTGGTCGCCTCACCGGTTCTGCGCGGCGGCGACATGGCGGTCACCGAATCCGGTATCCGCGACACCGTCCGCCAGGTCATCCTGCCACTGTGGAACGTCTGGTACTTCTTCTCGCTGTACGCCGGTGCCGCCGACTACGACGCCGGACCGGATGAGGCCACCGCCCGCGCGCTGCGCAGTGACAACGTCCTGGACCAGTACATCTTGGCCAAGACGCGGCAGCTGGTCGTCGACGTTGCCGAGTCGATGGACGCCTACGACCTCTCGGCGGCCTGCAACTCGGTGCGTTTCTACCTGGACGCGTTGACCAACTGGTACGTGCGTCGCTCCCGCGACCGGTTCTGGAGCGGAGACCACGACGCCTGCGCCACCCTGGCGACCGTGCTGCGGCTGGTGTGCGAGGTGTCGGCGCCGCTGATGCCGTTGATCACCGAGGACATCTGGCGGGGCCTGACCGGTGGCCGCTCGGTCCACCTGGTCGACTATCCGGACGCGTCGCAGCTTCCCGACGACCCCGCCCTGGTGGTGGAGATGGACGCGGTGCGCGATGTCTGCTCGTCGGCCCTCTCGCTGCGCAAGGCGATGAAACTGCGGGTCCGGTTGCCGTTGGCGGAGCTGACGGTCGCCACCCCGGCGGCCGAATCGCTCAGCCGGTTCGAGTCGCTGATCGCCGACGAGGTCAACGTCAAACGGGTCGGGTTCGTCGACAGCGTCGACGCCTACTGCGACCAGACGTTGAGCCTGGTACCCCGAGTACTGGGACCTCGACTCGGCAAGGACGTCCAGCGCGTCATCAAGGCCGTCAAGTCCGGTGACTGGGCGGCCGACTCCGACGGCGTGACCGCCGGAGGCGTGCGGTTGGAGGACGGCGAGTACGACCTGACCCTGACGCCACGTGCGGCGGAACGGACCGCGTCACTGCCCGGCGGTGACGGCGTGGTCGTGCTGGACACCGAGGTCACCCCCGAGTTGTATGCCGAGGGAATCGCGCGCGACGTCGTCCGGGTGGTTCAGCAGGCCCGGAAGGAGGCCGACCTCGAAGTGACCGACCGCATCGAGTTGCGACTGGACACCCCGCAGGAAGTCGTCGACGCGGTCAGCGCGCACCGTGATTTCGTCGCGGGTGAAACCCTGGCGACCTCGGTGGAGTTCGCGCCCATCGGTGCCGCCGAGGGCACCACCGGGGAGGCCGGCGACGGCACCACCGTGCGAGTGCTGGTCACCAAGGCGTGA
- a CDS encoding sensor histidine kinase: MRNWRRIIAATGAAALAAGAVTLPADRVGHMVTPVAGCVGFAVLLWWWPRSRGWIAAITTGVGVVSIVVTMAVSGDGRAADAEVPTTLWMMLEPAVLAVLAYLTLRWATPRVALAASGTVAVGTALQVQRYLWFDPLWERAAGSLLWLFPAMLAAGAGWYLREVAERRRVAVAEAQQAQRLDLAADLHDFVAHDVSEIVAQAQAARQVLSPDQAMLAVLERIEAAGLRALSSMDRTVGVLRQPGDAATRPTGGMADIPEIVARFSQPGGTTARLKPEQMPDAPREVAAVAHRIVVEALTNVRRHAPEADTVTVELTDESSALSVTVTDAGGRRSDGGGRASGFGLAGLTQRVEAIGGTLTAGPQGDGWRLAATLPLTGTRRGDT, translated from the coding sequence ATGCGGAATTGGCGGCGGATCATCGCGGCGACCGGCGCGGCGGCGTTGGCGGCGGGAGCGGTGACGCTACCCGCCGACCGGGTCGGCCACATGGTGACGCCGGTGGCCGGGTGCGTCGGGTTCGCCGTGCTGCTGTGGTGGTGGCCGCGCAGTCGCGGCTGGATCGCGGCGATCACGACCGGCGTCGGCGTAGTGTCCATCGTGGTCACAATGGCGGTGTCCGGTGACGGCCGTGCCGCCGACGCCGAGGTCCCGACTACATTGTGGATGATGCTCGAGCCGGCGGTGCTCGCCGTGCTGGCCTACCTGACGTTGCGGTGGGCGACACCTCGGGTGGCGCTGGCGGCGTCGGGCACCGTGGCGGTGGGCACCGCACTCCAGGTGCAGCGGTACCTGTGGTTCGATCCATTGTGGGAGCGTGCGGCGGGGAGCCTGCTGTGGCTGTTTCCGGCGATGCTGGCTGCCGGCGCGGGGTGGTACCTGCGCGAGGTCGCCGAACGTCGGCGCGTGGCAGTGGCCGAGGCGCAACAGGCACAGCGACTCGATTTGGCCGCCGATCTGCACGACTTCGTCGCGCATGACGTCAGCGAGATAGTCGCGCAGGCGCAGGCGGCTCGCCAGGTGTTGTCGCCCGATCAGGCAATGCTGGCGGTTCTGGAACGCATCGAGGCCGCCGGGCTCCGCGCATTGTCTTCAATGGATAGAACTGTGGGTGTGCTCCGGCAACCCGGTGACGCCGCCACCCGGCCCACTGGCGGCATGGCCGACATACCCGAGATCGTCGCCCGGTTCAGCCAGCCCGGTGGCACCACCGCCCGACTGAAACCCGAGCAGATGCCCGACGCACCGAGGGAGGTAGCCGCGGTGGCGCACCGGATCGTGGTGGAGGCATTGACCAACGTGCGGCGGCACGCACCCGAGGCCGACACGGTCACCGTCGAACTGACCGACGAGTCGTCGGCACTGTCGGTGACGGTCACCGACGCCGGTGGCCGCCGATCCGACGGCGGCGGCCGGGCGTCCGGCTTCGGGCTGGCCGGGCTGACGCAACGCGTCGAGGCCATCGGCGGCACCCTCACCGCCGGGCCGCAGGGCGACGGCTGGCGACTCGCCGCGACACTGCCACTAACCGGAACGCGACGGGGAGACACATGA
- a CDS encoding response regulator, giving the protein MIRILIADDQEGIRSAFRMVLDAQPDMTVIAEAADGRSAVRQARELRPDVVLADIRMPGLDGLGVTRELAGPEVAEPIRVIVVTTFDLDEYVHTALRNGACGYLLKRSGPTLMVEAVRAAMAGDTLISPQITVRLLRHLIPAEPAASPEVPLSEREREVVQLLATGRSNAEIATELFISPGTVKNHLASAQRKLGTANRVGIAAWAWASGLVKP; this is encoded by the coding sequence ATGATCCGGATTCTGATCGCCGACGATCAGGAGGGCATTCGCAGTGCCTTCCGGATGGTCCTGGATGCGCAACCCGACATGACCGTGATCGCCGAGGCCGCAGACGGGCGAAGTGCGGTGCGGCAGGCCCGCGAACTGCGACCCGACGTGGTGCTGGCCGACATCCGTATGCCCGGGCTCGACGGCCTAGGCGTCACCCGGGAACTCGCCGGCCCTGAAGTGGCCGAACCGATCCGGGTCATCGTCGTCACCACGTTCGACCTCGACGAATACGTGCACACCGCGTTGCGCAACGGCGCGTGCGGATACCTGCTGAAACGGTCCGGTCCGACACTGATGGTCGAGGCGGTACGTGCCGCCATGGCCGGCGATACCCTGATCAGCCCACAGATCACGGTGCGGCTGCTGCGGCACTTGATCCCCGCCGAGCCCGCGGCCTCACCCGAGGTGCCACTGTCGGAACGGGAACGGGAAGTGGTGCAGCTGCTGGCGACAGGCCGGAGCAACGCCGAGATAGCCACCGAACTGTTCATCAGCCCCGGAACCGTGAAGAACCATCTGGCCAGTGCGCAACGCAAACTCGGCACCGCCAACCGGGTCGGCATCGCCGCCTGGGCGTGGGCGTCGGGTCTGGTCAAGCCCTGA